Proteins encoded in a region of the Peromyscus leucopus breed LL Stock chromosome 15, UCI_PerLeu_2.1, whole genome shotgun sequence genome:
- the Igfn1 gene encoding LOW QUALITY PROTEIN: immunoglobulin-like and fibronectin type III domain-containing protein 1 (The sequence of the model RefSeq protein was modified relative to this genomic sequence to represent the inferred CDS: deleted 1 base in 1 codon) yields the protein MYSSYPPGKTPKKSSIPGVSIRQLVDEIPEGCSTPDFKQKPVTLALPEGKNAIFRAVVCGEPRPEVHWQNTKGDLSNSSKYQISSAPDSKEHVLQINKLTGEDSDLYRCTAVNAFGEATCSVRLTVIEVGFRKNRKRQKEPQEDLRTELKDFRKMLKKRTPPPAPDKKMESAQVWQLLMTADRKDYEKICMQHGIVDFRGMLRKLQEMKKEQEDRMAQYVNAIDNLRHIRVTKEGVATFDLELDLKDLENKIYLYKDGEMIPYGFDNQTKHCLRRLGKRYHFLIQDLRPEDAGLYQVMVEDAVVFSTELEASTIPPRVVVPLAETRCEEQGDAVFECTLSNPCPNATWHFQHRTLRLGDRYEVSVSPDGLTHRLVVKGASCSDMGLYSLNAGLHASSAWLMVEGGKDKGPQTTDTEHRLQSRRETQEGRPDVCGQGQDATQSPRSRYKPGPGSSTKARGSMDHFSRGLVDTEVHQGEAAILSCTLTSDMGPGTWFKDGVKLTAHDGVIFEQDGLTHRLILTHAEGTQAGRYTFVAGRQHTEASLTVQDPPTIAPDVTETLREPLVFKAGKPVTLKIPFQSRLPVQAVWRKDGEEVVGSNRRDIQVALGDGYTRLCLPSVCRKDSGQYSVTLKSDGGCMQAEFTLHVIDLTHWRGDRNMPSSSFSDPFSFCSSPWVLRQASAPQGPLEVQDCRRAGVCLRWRPPRDDGGQAIQHYVVERRQAGRSTWLKVGEPPPESTSFTDASVEQGRKYAFRVRTVTSEGAGDALESEEVLVAPEDLPGPPSAPDILSASSQSITLTWAAPRGPGSAHILGYRVEKRKKGSNTWVAVNEQPVSERRYTVADLRQGCQHEFRVIAVAPSGPGEPGPPSDAVFARDPMRPPGPVRDLRVTDRTSNTSITLSWRRPDTQDNDEAHGFIVELCGSHSLQWSPCHVGTVPGTTFTAKGLRPQEGYLVRVTAVNDGGHGPATSLDSLVHAAPATVCPKFLMGYSTKDSLMVRVGDSIRVPVSFEATPMPEVTWLKDGLPLPKRSVTTVKDGLTQLLIPAASLSDRGRYTVMLRHPQGKEAVYSFSIRVAACPQAPGSIYLRENVPGTVTVQWEPSPDEAQGIPLHYTVLMRSSSHGSWHEVADRVHTNHFTFLGVLPGHEYHFRVLAKNELGASKPSDTSQPWCIPRQRERFTVKTPIYREPNLSQKPRFLVGLRTHLLPQGCECRMTCAVQGSPRPQVTWFRNDQSLDRNPALYSTDVLSVCSLVIPSVSLKDSGEYKAVARNPLGQAVSTATLIVTEYNS from the exons ATGTACTCCTCCTATCCTCCAGGAAAAACCCCTAAGAAGTCCTCCATCCCCGGAGTGAGCATCCGGCAGCTGGTGGACGAGATCCCCGAAGGCTGCAGTACACCAGATTTCAAGCAGAAGCCTGTCACCTTGGCTCTACCAGAGG GAAAGAATGCCATCTTTCGGGCGGTGGTCTGTGGGGAGCCCAGACCCGAAGTGCACTGGCAGAACACCAAAGGAGACCTCAGCAACTCCAGCAAGTACCAGATCTCCTCTGCTCCTGACAGCAAGGAGCATGTGCTGCAG ATCAACAAGCTGACTGGAGAGGACTCGGATCTGTACCGCTGCACTGCAGTGAACGCCTTCGGAGAAGCCACGTGCTCCGTGAGGCTCACCGTCATCGAAG TGGGTTTTCGGAAGAACCGAAAAAGGCAAAAGGAACCTCAGGAGG ACCTCAGGACAGAGCTGAAGGACTTTCGGAAGATGCTGAAAAAGAG gaccccacctccagcccctgATAAAAAGATGGAGTCTGCACAGGTGTGGCAGCTGCTCATGACCGCGGACCGTAAGGACTATGAGAAGATCTGTATGCAGCATGGCATCGTCGACTTCCGGGGCATGCTGCGCAAGCTGCAGGAGATGAAGAAGGAACAGGAGGACAGAATGGCACAG TATGTCAACGCCATTGACAACTTGAGACACATCAGGGTCACCAAGGAAGGGGTCGCCACGTTTGACCTGGAGCTGGATCTCAAGGACCTTGAGAACAAGATTTACCTGTACAAG GATGGTGAGATGATCCCCTATGGCTTTGATAACCAGACCAAGCACTGTCTGAGACGGCTGGGGAAGCGCTACCACTTCCTGATCCAGGACCTGCGGCCCGAGGATGCTGGCCTTTACCAGGTCATGGTGGAGGATGCTGTGGTCTTCTccacagagctggaggccagca CCATCCCCCCCAGAGTGGTGGTCCCGTTGGCAGAGACCCGCTGTGAGGAACAGGGGGACGCAGTCTTTGAATGCACACTCTCCAATCCTTGTCCCAATGCGACCTGGCATTTCCAGCACCGAACACTGAGGCTCGGTGACAGATACGAAGTTTCTGTGTCCCCTGATGGGCTGACCCACCGGCTGGTTGTGAAGGGCGCCAGTTGCTCAGATATGGGCCTCTACTCCCTGAACGCTGGACTCCATGCCTCCAGTGCCTGGCTCATGGTTGAAG GAGGGAAGGATAAAGGCCCTCAGACCACAGATACTGAGCACCGACTGCAA AGCAGGAGAGAAACCCAAGAGGGAAGGCCAGATGTCTGTGGCCAGGGACAAGATGCTACCCAGAGCCCCAGATCCAGATACAAGCCTGGCCCTGGCTCTTCTACGAAGGCCCGAG GCTCCATGGACCACTTCTCTCGGGGTCTGGTGGATACGGAGGTGCATCAGGGGGAAGCTGCCATACTTTCCTGTACCCTCACCAGTGACATGGGACCTGGCACCTGGTTCAAGGATGGAGTCAAG CTCACTGCCCATGATGGGGTCATCTTTGAGCAAGATGGGCTCACACACAGACTGATCCTCACCCACGCGGAGGGCACCCAGGCTGGGAGATACACTTTTGTGGCCGGCAGACAgcacacagaggccagcctgaccgTGCAAG ATCCCCCCACCATTGCTCCAGATgtgacagagacactgagagagcCACTGGTGTTCAAAGCAGGGAAGCCCGTGACTCTGAAGATCCCTTTCCAGAGCCGCCTTCCTGTTCAGGCTGTCtggaggaaggatggggaggaggtggTGGGCAGCAACCGCAGGGACATCCAGGTGGCCCTGGGGGATGGCTACACACGGCTGTGCCTCCCCAGCGTGTGCAGGAAGGACAGTGGCCAGTACAGCGTTACCCTGAAGAGCGACGGAGGCTGCATGCAGGCTGAATTCACTCTGCACGTCATAG ACTTAACCCACTGGAGAGGGGATAGGAACATGCCCTCCTCCAGCTTCTCTGatcctttctccttctgctcctctccATGGGTCCTCAGACAAGCCTCAGCCCCACAGGGACCCCTGGAGGTACAGGACTGCCGCAGAGCAGGTGTCTGTCTCCGCTGGCGGCCCCCGAGGGACGACGGCGGCCAGGCCATACAACACTACGTGGTGGAAAGGCGACAGGCTGGAAGGAGCACTTGGCTGAAGGTGGGCGAGCCCCCACCGGAGAGTACCAGCTTCACCGATGCCAGCGTGGAGCAGGGCCGGAAATATGCCTTCCGTGTGCGGACTGTGACCTCAGAGGGAGCCGGGGACGCCCTGGAGTCTGAGGAGGTGTTGGTGGCTCCTGAGG ATCTCCCGGGCCCCCCTTCTGCCCCAGACATCTTATCAGCCTCCAGCCAGAGCATCACTCTGACATGGGCAGCACCACGGGGCCCCGGCAGCGCCCACATCTTGGGCTACCGGGTTGAGAAGCGCAAGAAGGGGAGCAACACCTGGGTGGCTGTGAACGAGCAGCCCGTGTCTG AAAGGCGGTACACCGTGGCGGATCTGCGACAGGGCTGCCAGCATGAGTTCCGGGTTATCGCTGTGGCTCCCTCAGGCCCTGGAGAGCCTGGGCCTCCATCGGATGCTGTCTTCGCTCGAGATCCCATGA GACCTCCAGGACCTGTTCGGGATCTCCGGGTTACAGACAGA ACATCGAACACCAGCATCACCCTGAGCTGGAGGAGGCCGGACACCCAGGATAACGATGAAGCCCACGGGTTCATTGTGGAGTTGTGTGGCTCACACAGCCTTCAGTGGAGCCCATGCCACGTGGGCACTGTGCCAGGCACCACCTTCACAGCCAAGGGGCTTCGGCCCCAAGAAGGCTACCTCGTGCGGGTGACAGCGGTCAATGATGGGGGCCACGGCCCCGCCACTTCCCTAGACTCACTGGTCCATGCCGCGCCTGCTACCG TCTGTCCCAAGTTCCTCATGGGCTACAGCACAAAGGATTCGCTGATGGTCAGGGTTGGAGACAGCATTCGAGTTCCGGTCTCGTTTGAA GCTACCCCCATGCCTGAGGTGACCTGGCTGAAAGATGGCTTGCCCTTGCCCAAAAGAAGCGTGACCACCGTGAAGGACGGCCTCACCCAGCTTCTGATTCCTGCAGCTAGCCTCTCGGACCGTGGCCGATACACCGTGATGCTGAGACACCCACAGGGGAAGGAAGCCGTCTACAGCTTCTCCATCCGTGTGGCAG CATGCCCACAGGCACCAGGATCCATCTACCTGCGGGAGAATGTGCCTGGGACAGTGACGGTCCAATGGGAACCCTCCCCGGACGAGGCTCAGGGCATCCCCTTGCACTATACGGTGCTGATGCGTTCCTCATCTCATGGATCCTGGCATGAAGTGGCTGACCGCGTCCACACCAACCACTTCACCTTCCTGGGGGTCCTCCCTGGCCATGAGTACCACTTCCGGGTGCTGGCCAAGAATGAGCTGGGGGCCAGCAAGCCTTCAGACACCAGCCAACCCTGGTGTATCCCCAGGCAGAGAG AGAGGTTCACCGTGAAGACGCCAATATACCGGGAACCCAACCTGAGCCAGAAGCCCCGCTTCCTGGTGGGTCTGCGGACCCACCTTCTGCCCCAGGGCTGCGAGTGCCGCATGACCTGCGCTGTGCAGGGCTCACCCCGGCCCCAGGTCACCTGGTTCAGGAACGACCAGAGCTTGGACAGAAACCCTGCGCTGTACAGCACTGACGTGCTGAGTGTGTGCTCCCTCGTCATCCCCAGTGTGTCCCTGAAGGACAGCGGCGAGTACAAGGCTGTGGCCAGGAACCCCCTGGGTCAGGCTGTCAGCACGGCCACCCTCATTGTCACAG AATACAACTCCTAG